The following are encoded together in the Strongyloides ratti genome assembly S_ratti_ED321, chromosome : 2 genome:
- a CDS encoding Protein-tyrosine phosphatase, receptor/non-receptor type domain and Protein-tyrosine/Dual specificity phosphatase domain and Protein-tyrosine phosphatase, catalytic domain-containing protein, with protein sequence MEVSHNTTRKPRTRFRGKKKNFDSSNDGNVSVDRDKTFECEDEKEAPFENAFKHATIALTQGGRKNVTSVMQVELSNKNESNKTLHINPVQPTTQTPPTPQPQSTPQVPPTPQVVQPPIQELSGQEKKVSGKNIADLAVTFVDKLIDEGLDRLKKEFTEINRIVPQKNEITNFLKPENALRNRNINVPCIDSTRVELTNYTTDYIHANYVGTLSSPKRFICTQSPTTDTVNDFWFMIAQHDVSCIGMISDMSKGNKDKLELYFPNKTNRSYKFGEVKVTCKKRERMSINSELRRTTLKIQYMDKKLDVLHYHWAYFPDKSVPTVSQTPFQLLGFLRFSKTPIVLHDALGTGRVGILCLIEMFMECLMKGKEVESLQQLTESLKKSRAFSLEYEIHYFYIHSSIIDYLKRKINFQSSQLLLEFIDSYDNAVKKYEKTLNK encoded by the exons ATGGAAGTTAGTCATAATACTACTAGGAAACCAAGAACAAGGTTTAGgggtaaaaaaaagaattttgaTAGTAGTAATGATGGAAATGTATCCGTTGACAGAGATAAAACTTTTGAATGTGAAGATGAAAAAGAAGCTCCATTTGAAAATGCTTTTAAACATGCTACTATTGCTTTGACACAAGGTGGTAGAAAAAATGTTACTTCAGTTATGCAAGTTGAActaagtaataaaaatgaaagtaACAAAACATTACACATCAATCCAGTACAACCAACAACACAAACACCACCAACGCCACAACCACAATCAACACCACAAGTACCACCAACACCACAAGTAGTACAACCTCCTATACAAGAACTTTCCGgtcaagaaaaaaaagtatctGGAAAAAATATAGCTGATCTTGCAGTAACAtttgttgataaattaattgatgAAGGTTTagatagattaaaaaaagaatttacaGAAATTAATCGTATAGTTCctcaaaaaaatgaaattactaattttttaaaaccaGAAAATGCATTAAgaaatagaaatataaatgtacCATGTATTGATAGTACACGAGTAGAGTTAACAAATTACACAACAGATTATATTCATGCAAATTATGTTGGAACATTATCTAGTCCTAAACGTTTCATTTGTACTCAATCTCCAACAACTGATACGGTAAATGATTTCTGGTTTATGATAGCACAACATGATGTGTCATGTATTGGAATGATAAGTGATATGTCAAAAggaaataaagataaattagaATTATATTTTCCAAATAAAACAAATCGTTCTTATAAATTTGGTGAAGTCAAAGTTACTTGTAAAAAAAGAGAAAGAATGTCAATAAATAGTGAATTAAGAAGAACTACTTTAAAGATTCAGTATATggataaaaaattagatgTTTTGCACTATCATTGGGCTTACTTTCCAGATAAGTCTGTTCCAACAGTTTCACAAACACCATTTCAATTATTGGGATTTTTAAGATTCTCTAAAACACCAATTGTTCTTCATGATGCTTTGGGTACAGGAAGAGTTGGAATATTATGTTTAATTGAAATGTTTATGGAATGCCTTATGAAAGGTAAAGAAGTAGAATCATTACAACAATTAACagaatctttaaaaaaatcaagaGCTTTTTCATTGGAATACGAAATt CATTACTTCTACATACACTCAAGTATAATAGATTAtctaaaaagaaaaataaatttccaGTCTTCACAATTACTTTTAGAATTCATAGATAGTTATGATAATGCCGTAAAGAAATATGAAAAGACATTAAACAAAtag